TGTTTATAGCATGCAAACAAGGACAGTCATGCTAATAACAAGcagaattaaaataattaatatttaaataaataatgtatataGTTTTTAGATTAATTACTAACATAATAATAAACccaattatttagaataaataaTACCAACAGATTAACAAGCCTTCCAATCAATTTATAGCAGAAAGAAACAGATCTTAGAACTAGCCcaaatttcaattaaaaaagaagaagaagaagaagaagaagaagaagaagaagaagaagaagaagaagaagaagaagcagcCCCAATTTCACGAAAAACCCTAACTCTAGATTAAAAAATTCGACGCCGAAAACAGCAAAAACGATATCAAAATACAATTCAGAGACAGTCGTATCAGAACCCTAAATCAATTTATGAACAGAATTAGCTATAATATCAGTAAAACAAATTGGATACGCAAACCCTAGATGGTAAAAGGTATCCGAATAAAGCTGCAACTTTTGAATATAGTAGCAAGGGATAGCCCTAGAATAGAgattagaaatgaaaaaaatccaattaattaattgatttcgGGGATAAATCTTACGGATCGAAGAATTGAAATCCAAAAACCTAGAATTCGCAGAATCAACGGCTTGAGCTGCAAGAGGATTCGATTGAAAGAGACTGAACTGGTTGAATTAAAAGGTTACCGGATTCAAATTTTAGGAACAAATTGTTCGAAATTTTAGAGTCGACGACGGCTAGATTGGATGGAATCGAGAGTGATTTGGGAAAAGTAAAACGCGGTCGGCGTCGTTTTGTAGATGGAGAGGAATCAGAGGATCCGAAAAGATGACCCGTTTTTAAATTCGCACGTGTGGTTTATATGGGATACGGAGTAGTCCGGATGAGAcacttgaatttatttatttatttttaaagcaATTTAGTTCTCCATAAGCTTTCACTTCTAATTAAAAAGCATTAAATTAccaataacaaaaaattatattattaaattatttttctttatttatctataattttacataatttatttgtaacttatttctttctttctcaatttttttaatctcgTAATTCAATATTATCCACAATTCAAAGAAATTTATTCCACTATTATCTCCCTTGATTTATTTaagtaattatattatttattgaatattaaattaaaaatttcaaattagaaatattaaaaatataatactaatGTACACCCAATATTGCTTGTATATACTGATTAGATAGTATATATACTAAAAAGCAAAAACCAATTAAtagactttttttaaaaaaaaacaattgacTTTCAAGTATGAGCGAGCAatcaaatatgaattttttacatgaaaacattttgtttttggaatttagaagaaaaatcaaaagagagcaaaaagttaaaattttttagTAATTTACTTTTTTGCTGTTGAAAGTAAAAATAGAAAACCATCAAACTACATGATTAGTTAGTTGAAATACCTTTTACATCATGATCAGCAAgcttataattatatatacaaaATGAAATATCCCACGTACACCTTATATGTTGCATGTAGTGATGTAAAGCTAGCTAGCCCTACTTTGTTTCGTTTTTCGTTTATACTATTTATTTCTAGGAAGCCAACAAATTCTTGAACCATTTGACAGAATCCTTTGCGTATCTTTTGAGCTGCTTGTCGTGGTAATCCACGTAGTACAAACCAAACCTTGAACTAAATCCAACTCCCCATTCCCAGTTATCCAACAAGGACCACACGAAGTAGCCTCTCACGTTGCAACCATCTTCCCTGTATACAGTGCATAATATCAAATATCGATGCGCCTGCTCACACACACGTATCTGTAGAAAGAAGCAACCAGAAAAGGATTAAACAAAAATGGTTTACACAAATAATCTTCTTACCTGATAGCTGCTAACAAGTTTGTTAAATAGTCGTTATGATACTTTATTCGCTTCTCATCTTTGAGCGCGTATTTAATGGACACGAATGGGCTGTTTCCGTCATCCATCCCtgctaaaaaacataaaaatatttcatctaTGAATCTTGTTTTGTGAAGTATGTGAAGAAAACGATTTGTTTCTCAACTATTATTACCATTCTCGGTAATGATAACAAGAGGGTTCCTATATTTTTGTCTGATGTAATTCATCAAACTTCTGATCCCGTGTGGCACAATGTACAACCATATAGAATGTGCCTGCCGTACGTCAAACTTAAACGTTTAAAGATCTTCACACAGTAAAAGTAGCGTGTATAAATTTGGTTTTGCACATACATACCCTGTCAGCTATAGGCCTTCCATCTTTAAATGCTGCAAGAAAGAAATTTAAGGACACAAGAAAGTTAATAAACAAAACAACCCCATTAAGGCCGTATTCGAGAACACTTACTATAACGTACGTACGTAATGTGACAGCACCAGAGTCCGCAAGGGAATCGTTCAGCAGAACCCCGATTAAATTTGTGTTGTTTATGTTGGCATACCAAGTGGTATAGTGATTGATGCCGATGAAATCAAATGAACCTTTTAACAGATTGGATTCGGCTTCAGAAAACTTTGGCAGGCGGCTTCCTACTCTCGTTCTCATTGATTGTGGATAATCTCCTTTGATTATTGGTTCGATAAACCTAAAATCGACCAATTGGAAGACATGCATCTCACGATCAGTAACTGTACGTAGTTCCAAGCAATAGTCTGCAGAACATTTTCTCAATCTGTATATCCAGCTGTACTaaacaagaaaaaattcttAGTCTTTTACCATCCCAAGTGAAAGTCTAGTGCTCTTTGTGTTGCTTCAACGTCCTCTGATGAGTTTGTTGCTGATTCATACCAAAAAGAATCCAAAGTTATCCCGATTGATCCACGTTGTTTTGGCTGAGACAAATAACGTCACACACCATACCACATTATATtaagattgttatctttttgaGATCAGAACCTTATACGTAcgatatgtattttaatttacctGGTATTTGTTCTTATAAATTTGTACCACAGTAGCGTGTGAAAGAAGCACGTTGTGACCGACTATATAAGGCTCGGTTGCTGAGTTTCCAGCCCTGCAAAATGATCGTAAAAGGATGGAGCAACGGCTGGGAGCCTGAAGCCCCACGTCGTAGCCTTGTACAGCAAATGTATGAGGCTCATTGAAGGTGATCCAGTACTTTACCCTGTCGCCGAATTCTTTAAAGCATGTTTCGGCATAGATTGCAAAGTCTTTTCTGGTGAAAAGGGTGACAAGATCATGAACTTCCATTTTCCCCGCGAATTTATTCGAATTTCATTGTTgggagaagaagaaaaataatcatttacaTGCTTTGTGGGCTCAGCCATCCTGTGTATCTGTCCTCTAGAGTTTGAGGAAGATCCCAATGGTAAAGTGTCACATACGGTTTGATTCCTGCAGACACACGGGTACAGATATTTAGTTGAAAgatattattttgtatattttaacgggaaaattgtttttttctgTTAGCTTGTTCAATTTTGGGTTTAAATCAAAAGTTTGGTTTTggtattttagtttttaattttCAGCTATTTTGGTCCAATTGCTGATGTCACACCGGAAAATGATGGCGTGACTTTAGAAAATACTGACTTGTCATGTTGACGTGATACCAGAAATTAATGATTACGTGATACCAGAAAATGATTACGTGACTTTGAAAAATACTGACTTGTCAAGCTGCCAAGTCAGCAATTAAACAAAAatagtagaaaattaaaagttaataatgATCAAAAGCTCGAATTCTCAATcacatttttaaaaacatatttttttaagtaagattatattaatatattgttTCAAGATTGTCCTGCTAATTACCTAActatattattatctatttatcTAGTAATATAGTAGCATGATTAGGAATATATTACCATTCGCAAGTAATGCGTTGATGAGATTATTGTAATGATGGACTCCGGCTTCATTTAGTCTCCCAGTTCCATCTTATAAGAACACAGGGAATAAGAATTTAGTAATAATTAAGCTTCAAAAGTAtggtaaaaatatatttcactATTAATCATGTCTTCCAATTTACGAACTAAGAATCCAAGCATTAAAATAATCGATANAGCCAATTATCGAGATAATTGGAATTGTATTAATGAAAACATTTCGACGTGTCGTATATTTCGATACAaatcatataaattaaatttttcattcTAAAACACAGAAGGAAGACTAAATTCTTTACCTCCATTCCTACAATTGACGATGTATTTATATGCATGCATGGAATTTAATCTTACTAGGGTAAATCCTGGACCAAGCAATGGAAAACCTGTAAGCATCCATTCCCATATCTTTCATAAACTGTATATCTTCCTAAATTTACCAAATCATAAAATGTAATTCTTTCAATCCTCgttagaaaattaaatatttcctcaattaattaatttcaaatattatgttaaattttttggtttattaaattttaaaagggGGGAAAATTCCCTTACACGGTAGAGGTGATACTGATCATTAGCTACATCAGCATTGCTGGAATCAAGAACTTTTCCTGCCAccgaaaatttataataatttaattaattttcaaacaGTTATTTATCATGgtttacattaattttttttcaaaataattttaataatagcTTAATTTTCggaatatattaaataaattcttctgTATGTTGTTGTTACCAAAAGTGTGAGCGAATGTGTCCCAGATTGTTTGACCCCTTCCATCTTCTTTGACAGCTCCTTCATACTGAAATTCAAGCCAAATATTGATAACGGAAACTAATTGTTGTTCAATGATAATATAATACAAAAAGCGACAGAGGGCTGTCTTGTTGGAAAACCTGCTAAGAGAACTGGGAATAACATGCAGTAAAAGCCGACAATCCTAAAatccaataaaataattaaaacatatttatttgtgatttgcacatataataaaacataatattCTCATGTTAATTATTGCACGTAACTCAACACCAGCCGATACAAAAAATATCGGGTTTGGGATTTGTGAGTTTCGGGTTCGGATTGAAACTGGGTAGACTCCAATTCAAACCCACGATTTTTCAGGTGGGTTCGGTTTGACCGGAACCATCCTAAAAGTTGAAAATTATTCTGTGATGTTTGAAGGCGTTTTGAAGAGTTTTTGTTGTTATGtgtatgaattaaaaaataaaatattattattattatgtgttttgaatatttatttaattattatgttaaaaaattacataatgTGTTAATGTTGGAAAAAAAATCAGATCGGGTTACACGATTTATTTAGGTTACTTTGGATTCGGTTCCTTATTTTTAGGTTGGTTCGGGTCAATGTTTTTTCTTGATAATATCATGCTTCAACAGGACCACCAAATTAACACCCCTATTGATAGTAGTACAAACTTTACTGTAAAAATGGAGAAAAGCCCTAATCTTGCATTACTGATAGTGTAATGTTTAATCCCTTCAGCCATAAAAATTGTCATTCcgagtttttttattttggagATCCTGCAACGAAATGATTACCTGATAAGCGGAAGAAGCTGTCCCAAAAACAAAACCCTTTGGAAAGCTTCCTCTACTGATGTTCTTTCCACAGCATGTTTGAATCCCAAGAGCCACATTAAACGCAAATATCGAAATTAATATCCCTTCTGTCGCCATCTTCATCATGTTCAAAGTTAATTTTTCTGAATTAATACCAAATAAAAAGATGTATATATATGGATCAAAGCTTTAGTTTTCCACGCTACGGAAATNTGTTTTGTTTAAATTGTTGTCATCCCACTTGCCGCCTCATTCTTTTTGCTTGCAAGCCTTGTTGTGTCTATTAGCCATTTGGGTCCAAAAGTTTGGCTTAATTATAGTTTGGTGTGCGCCAgtattcaattaatttttcaatGCAATCTTTATACACAAAAAATCTTATGAGACCGTCTCGTTGATCAATTATATCAGACAGATCTCCAATACGATCTGAcccattaaaaatattacttcttaTTATATACATGGATCAGGTCGACCAATCTCATTAATATATATCTGTAAGACCGTATCACGAGAATTTACTCATTATAAAAAGGGAGTaccttaaaaaaaactatattggTATGATCACTTCAAAATTGAAAAATCGcctttaattaataaattatctaacaaattttctaaataattaaattagttagATAACTATCTGAATaacttgcaatttttttttgaaaagattaAAAGAATAGGAGATCGATCCCTCCTGAAacaaaatatgataattgacCAAAGTAACATTTATAAAAGCAACAGAAGGAAGATAAAGATTCGGAGTAAAAGAAGAGACAAATTGATGTTCAAGTAAAGGAGGAGTACTGTCTGCATGGCGTGGAATATAAACCCGACCATCATCGCCAAAAGCATTTATAACATCTGTGTTAACTGCTATATATACCAAGAAACTTACAAGGTTTTGAACGAAAACCAAACTTG
This window of the Primulina huaijiensis isolate GDHJ02 chromosome 3, ASM1229523v2, whole genome shotgun sequence genome carries:
- the LOC140974554 gene encoding beta-glucosidase 40-like, which codes for MMKMATEGILISIFAFNVALGIQTCCGKNISRGSFPKGFVFGTASSAYQYEGAVKEDGRGQTIWDTFAHTFGKVLDSSNADVANDQYHLYREDIQFMKDMGMDAYRFSIAWSRIYPNGTGRLNEAGVHHYNNLINALLANGIKPYVTLYHWDLPQTLEDRYTGWLSPQSIKDFAIYAETCFKEFGDRVKYWITFNEPHTFAVQGYDVGLQAPSRCSILLRSFCRAGNSATEPYIVGHNVLLSHATVVQIYKNKYQPKQRGSIGITLDSFWYESATNSSEDVEATQRALDFHLGWFIEPIIKGDYPQSMRTRVGSRLPKFSEAESNLLKGSFDFIGINHYTTWYANINNTNLIGVLLNDSLADSGAVTLPFKDGRPIADRAHSIWLYIVPHGIRSLMNYIRQKYRNPLVIITENGMDDGNSPFVSIKYALKDEKRIKYHNDYLTNLLAAIREDGCNVRGYFVWSLLDNWEWGVGFSSRFGLYYVDYHDKQLKRYAKDSVKWFKNLLAS